In the genome of Dyadobacter fermentans DSM 18053, the window TTCAGAGTTTTCGAACCATCGTTTGGGTCCTGAATATCCTCGGTTTGGATAACCCCAGCTATATTATCTTCTGGATTATACTTGACTACTTTCCATTTTCCTCGCTTCGTGCCAATCATAGCCTCGTCGAGTGCCCAAAGGCCTATGTTTGGCCTTGATTTTGCCATTGCCAATGCTTTGGGATAACCTTCCAAATTTCCGAAAAGTAGAGCTACTATCATTGAGGATGGGTTGGCTACTAACGCGTTAAGCATTGCATCATTGATATGGTCATCATTAAAGGAATAACCTGACGTAATAAGTACGCTTGAATCATTTTTTATAGATCTTGTAAGGTGATCCAATAGAGCCAAGTAGGGCATTTTGCGGCTCTGATCGTATTTAAGATGAGAGGGATAAATAAGGGGCGAATTTATCGAGTCGATTTTGACGCCGGTGCTCCTGTGAATTTTCGAGTCGGACTTATACCAATTAAGGGAGCCATGGATTTTCCAAACCCTTGTCCAATGCTTTGGAATTTGGTTATCTTCAACAGCCTTCAAGTCAAAAAATGAGTTTCTTGACCCAACGAATCCATCAAAATAAGGGATCAATGATTCTTCTAGTGCTTGCTCAAGAAGAAGGTCATAATTTGTAGTAAATATATCGACTGCTTGTTCCCGGTCGATTGAGGCAATCCAAGCAGATAACTGATGATATGGAGTTTCACTATCGGGTAAAGCTACATCTATTAAATCAACGATTTTGTGGCATATCACCTTTTCAATTTCCGCTAGGTCATTTTGTGAGAACCCCCTTACCTTTCCCTTCCCCGCAACATGACCAAGTGCTCTGATGAAACT includes:
- a CDS encoding SIR2 family protein, encoding MQIFHDPSKQINFLSQILSNGKKPLAFFISAGCPLGVTMPAGAWPLIPAIKELSQKVNVHFAEPGNISHRYQDLLQEISSDGIDHENIEQVLSFIRALGHVAGKGKVRGFSQNDLAEIEKVICHKIVDLIDVALPDSETPYHQLSAWIASIDREQAVDIFTTNYDLLLEQALEESLIPYFDGFVGSRNSFFDLKAVEDNQIPKHWTRVWKIHGSLNWYKSDSKIHRSTGVKIDSINSPLIYPSHLKYDQSRKMPYLALLDHLTRSIKNDSSVLITSGYSFNDDHINDAMLNALVANPSSMIVALLFGNLEGYPKALAMAKSRPNIGLWALDEAMIGTKRGKWKVVKYNPEDNIAGVIQTEDIQDPNDGSKTLKTWKLQLGDFRHFGNFLHHLVVQDNQPAK